The following proteins come from a genomic window of Takifugu rubripes chromosome 11, fTakRub1.2, whole genome shotgun sequence:
- the taf15 gene encoding TATA-binding protein-associated factor 2N isoform X1: MATDSGYGGSQSYGAYGGQQEGQSYGQGNNGSFGGQSYSGFGQQGATQDAYPQSQNQRYNYGGADSAGYGDKSSFEQQGSYGGQGQGQAQAQAQAQGGDSYAQRGAYGGQGQGGDNYAQRGSYGGQGQGGDGYGQQSYGSQGQGGSSTYGGGQGQGGSGGYDRWSESEGSGRFGRDQGDRSEGGGYRGRGRGGYDSGGYDRGRRGPPGMGGGDRGGYKNYGGSRDYGSRDELGDESDNSDNNTIFVQGLAEDVTLQEVGDYFKQIGIIKVNKKTGLPMINLYSDKATGQPKGEATVSFDDPPSAKAAIDWFDGKEFKGKSIKVSFATRRAEFTQRGGGGGGGGGGRGGRGGFRGRGGGGGGGGPSFDMKGGDWPCPNSSCGNINFARRHECNKCGAPKPGDAGFGSGDRGGRGGFGGDRGGGFRGRGGGFRGGDRGGFGGGYKMGGRGDRRDNRRERPY; encoded by the exons ATGGCCACTG ATTCGGGCTATGGCGGCTCACAAAG CTATGGAGCCTACGGTGGTCAGCAGGAGGGCCAG AGCTATGGCCAAGGGAATAATGGCTCTTTTGGAGGACAGAGCTACAGTGGCTTTGGACAGCAAGGTGCAACTCAAG ATGCTTACCCGCAGTCTCAGAACCAAAGATATAACTATGGAGGTGCAGATTCAGCTGG GTATGGAGACAAGTCATCCTTTGAGCAGCAAGGTTCTTATGgcggccagggccagggccaggcccaggcccaggcccaggcgcAGGGAGGAGACAGCTATGCACAGCGTGGCGCCTATGGTGGCCAGGGGCAAGGAGGAGACAACTATGCACAGCGTGGCTCCTATGGTGGCCAGGGGCAGGGAGGTGATGGCTATGGACAGCAGAGTTATGGAAGCCAGGGGCAAGGTGGCTCTAGCACCTATGGAGGAGGCCAGGGACAAGGCGGCTCCGGTGGCTATGACAGATGGAGCGAAT CCGAAGGTAGTGGGAGGTTTGGACGTGACCAGGGAGACCGCTCCGAGGGAGGAGGCTACAGAGGCAGAGGGCGTGGCGGCTATGACTCTGGTGGTTATGACCGCGGCAGGAGGGGTCCTCCTGGTATGGG aggTGGTGACCGTGGTGGCTACAAAAATTATGGTG GCTCTCGAGACTACGGCTCACGGGACGAACTGG GCGACGAGTCGGACAACTCTGACAACAACACCATCTTTGTCCAGGGTCTAGCAGAAGATGTCACCTTACAGGAAGTCGGTGACTACTTCAAACAAATCGGCATCATCAAG GTTAACAAGAAGACCGGCCTTCCAATGATCAACCTGTACTCTGACAAAGCCACCGGGCAGCCGAAGGGAGAAGCGACGGTGTCGTTTGACGACCCCCCTTCTGCCAAAGCGGCCATCGATTGGTTCGACG GCAAGGAGTTCAAAGGCAAATCCATCAAGGTGTCCTTCGCCACCCGCAGAGCCGAGTTCacgcagagaggaggaggaggaggcggcggcggcggggggagAGGGGGCCGAGGAG GCTTCAGAGGCCGcgggggcggaggaggaggaggcggaccGAGCTTTGACATGAAGGGGGGAGACTGGCCGTGCCCCAACAG TTCTTGTGGAAACATCAACTTTGCGCGGCGACATGAGTGTAATAAATGCGGTGCCCCCAAACCAGGGGATGCAGGATTTGGATCTGGAG ATCGCGGAGGCCGGGGAGGCTTCGGTGGGGATAGAGGCGGCGGCTTCCGAGGCCGTGGGGGCGGCTTCCGCGGAGGAGACCGTGGTGGATTTGGAGGAGGCTACAAAATGGGAGGAAG aggTGACCGCAGAGATAACAGAAGAGAACGGCCATACTGA
- the taf15 gene encoding TATA-binding protein-associated factor 2N isoform X2, which yields MAAHKAMEPTVVSRRARAMAKGIMALLEDRATVALDSKVQLKMLTRSLRTKDITMEVQIQLGMETSHPLSSKVLMAARARARPRPRPRRREETAMHSVAPMVARGKEETTMHSVAPMVARGREVMAMDSRVMEARGKVALAPMEEARDKAAPVAMTDGANPKVVGGLDVTRETAPREEATEAEGVAAMTLVVMTAAGGVLLVWGSRDYGSRDELGDESDNSDNNTIFVQGLAEDVTLQEVGDYFKQIGIIKVNKKTGLPMINLYSDKATGQPKGEATVSFDDPPSAKAAIDWFDGKEFKGKSIKVSFATRRAEFTQRGGGGGGGGGGRGGRGGFRGRGGGGGGGGPSFDMKGGDWPCPNSSCGNINFARRHECNKCGAPKPGDAGFGSGDRGGRGGFGGDRGGGFRGRGGGFRGGDRGGFGGGYKMGGRGDRRDNRRERPY from the exons ATGGCGGCTCACAAAG CTATGGAGCCTACGGTGGTCAGCAGGAGGGCCAG AGCTATGGCCAAGGGAATAATGGCTCTTTTGGAGGACAGAGCTACAGTGGCTTTGGACAGCAAGGTGCAACTCAAG ATGCTTACCCGCAGTCTCAGAACCAAAGATATAACTATGGAGGTGCAGATTCAGCTGG GTATGGAGACAAGTCATCCTTTGAGCAGCAAGGTTCTTATGgcggccagggccagggccaggcccaggcccaggcccaggcgcAGGGAGGAGACAGCTATGCACAGCGTGGCGCCTATGGTGGCCAGGGGCAAGGAGGAGACAACTATGCACAGCGTGGCTCCTATGGTGGCCAGGGGCAGGGAGGTGATGGCTATGGACAGCAGAGTTATGGAAGCCAGGGGCAAGGTGGCTCTAGCACCTATGGAGGAGGCCAGGGACAAGGCGGCTCCGGTGGCTATGACAGATGGAGCGAAT CCGAAGGTAGTGGGAGGTTTGGACGTGACCAGGGAGACCGCTCCGAGGGAGGAGGCTACAGAGGCAGAGGGCGTGGCGGCTATGACTCTGGTGGTTATGACCGCGGCAGGAGGGGTCCTCCTGGTATGGG GCTCTCGAGACTACGGCTCACGGGACGAACTGG GCGACGAGTCGGACAACTCTGACAACAACACCATCTTTGTCCAGGGTCTAGCAGAAGATGTCACCTTACAGGAAGTCGGTGACTACTTCAAACAAATCGGCATCATCAAG GTTAACAAGAAGACCGGCCTTCCAATGATCAACCTGTACTCTGACAAAGCCACCGGGCAGCCGAAGGGAGAAGCGACGGTGTCGTTTGACGACCCCCCTTCTGCCAAAGCGGCCATCGATTGGTTCGACG GCAAGGAGTTCAAAGGCAAATCCATCAAGGTGTCCTTCGCCACCCGCAGAGCCGAGTTCacgcagagaggaggaggaggaggcggcggcggcggggggagAGGGGGCCGAGGAG GCTTCAGAGGCCGcgggggcggaggaggaggaggcggaccGAGCTTTGACATGAAGGGGGGAGACTGGCCGTGCCCCAACAG TTCTTGTGGAAACATCAACTTTGCGCGGCGACATGAGTGTAATAAATGCGGTGCCCCCAAACCAGGGGATGCAGGATTTGGATCTGGAG ATCGCGGAGGCCGGGGAGGCTTCGGTGGGGATAGAGGCGGCGGCTTCCGAGGCCGTGGGGGCGGCTTCCGCGGAGGAGACCGTGGTGGATTTGGAGGAGGCTACAAAATGGGAGGAAG aggTGACCGCAGAGATAACAGAAGAGAACGGCCATACTGA